Proteins from a single region of Paenibacillus sp. BIHB 4019:
- a CDS encoding histidine kinase, translated as MKSFQLSKLYIPFTYKMMIPYMALVLLTDVLVGYISYTMLIQSRTEMAETNIRTAMEQTRNNIEYQMDEIERISSTLFSSLTFQNALQNTGEPLEIMLKMKDDIIPQMRAPLQLYGNNIRLAVYTVDEKMYEVPGDDMDKPIQRRDYYVLSVHQIENTDWFKSLQASNQDNLWMQLDSDRKLDNISHFRKLVSSSGMASIIGYVRVTARFDELLGNFDTFPIDEGISMRFLNTQSGEVMYTRGITGDQSNSASYLSVKEEIPGTPFIIETIVPHAYLNKDASRMQKVIFAVCLISFLVMVFIGYIVARLSGKKMKRIVTLVRSFQEGNFHKRIGFTGNDEFVHIANSFNQMATSIQELIKNVYVQGIQKKQAELDVLQAQISPHFLYNTLSTIGSLANLGETDKVTAMVQGLSKFYRLTLNGGNVYITLEKELEQVKTYLDIQRVKYADTFEVYYDVEPDILQTPIIKLILQPFVENIFKHAWFGKTIAIRITGRRLGDRIELKIIDTGIGMRPDTLRKMLSNTALLMPAHAGPTDSAEEGQSDKYGLKNVEERIKLRYGTDFGIRIGSHYGAGTTVQIILPVENAEMREDAEGLRP; from the coding sequence ATGAAGAGCTTCCAGCTGAGCAAGCTGTATATACCATTTACGTATAAAATGATGATTCCCTATATGGCGCTTGTGCTGCTGACGGATGTGCTGGTCGGCTATATATCGTATACGATGCTCATCCAATCGCGGACGGAGATGGCGGAGACGAATATTCGCACCGCGATGGAGCAGACGCGCAACAATATTGAATATCAAATGGATGAAATAGAGCGCATTTCGAGCACGCTTTTCAGCAGCCTAACGTTTCAGAACGCCCTGCAAAACACGGGAGAACCGCTGGAAATTATGCTGAAAATGAAGGACGACATCATACCGCAGATGAGAGCGCCGCTCCAGCTGTATGGGAACAATATCAGGCTCGCCGTCTACACCGTAGACGAGAAAATGTATGAGGTGCCGGGCGATGATATGGACAAGCCCATTCAGCGCAGAGACTATTACGTGCTTTCGGTGCATCAGATCGAGAATACCGATTGGTTCAAGTCCCTCCAGGCGTCGAATCAGGATAATCTTTGGATGCAGCTGGATTCCGACCGCAAGCTGGACAATATATCGCATTTTCGCAAGCTGGTATCCTCCAGCGGGATGGCATCTATTATCGGTTATGTGCGCGTGACAGCCCGGTTCGATGAATTGCTTGGCAATTTCGATACGTTTCCGATCGACGAGGGCATCAGCATGCGTTTTCTAAACACCCAATCGGGCGAGGTCATGTATACGCGCGGCATAACAGGCGACCAGTCTAATTCGGCCTCTTACCTTAGTGTAAAAGAGGAAATACCCGGAACCCCGTTCATCATTGAAACGATTGTGCCGCATGCGTATTTAAACAAGGACGCCAGCCGTATGCAAAAGGTTATTTTCGCCGTGTGCTTGATCAGCTTTCTGGTCATGGTGTTTATTGGCTACATCGTCGCTCGGCTTTCCGGCAAGAAGATGAAGCGAATCGTCACCTTGGTCCGCTCCTTCCAGGAGGGGAACTTTCATAAGCGGATCGGTTTTACCGGCAATGACGAGTTTGTCCACATCGCCAATTCCTTCAACCAGATGGCGACCAGCATTCAAGAGCTGATTAAAAACGTTTACGTGCAGGGCATTCAGAAAAAACAGGCGGAGCTGGACGTGCTGCAAGCGCAGATCAGCCCTCATTTTTTGTATAACACGCTCTCGACGATTGGCAGCTTGGCTAATTTGGGCGAGACGGACAAGGTAACCGCGATGGTTCAGGGGCTGTCGAAGTTTTACCGTTTAACGCTGAATGGCGGCAATGTGTACATTACGCTGGAGAAGGAGCTTGAGCAGGTTAAGACGTATTTGGACATTCAGCGGGTCAAATATGCGGACACGTTCGAGGTTTATTACGATGTTGAGCCGGATATTTTGCAAACGCCGATTATTAAGCTTATTTTACAGCCATTTGTCGAAAATATATTTAAGCACGCCTGGTTTGGCAAAACGATAGCGATTCGCATAACGGGCAGGCGGCTGGGCGACCGCATTGAGCTGAAAATTATTGATACCGGCATCGGAATGCGCCCGGATACGCTGAGGAAAATGCTCTCGAATACGGCTTTGCTTATGCCGGCTCATGCGGGCCCGACGGATAGCGCGGAAGAAGGCCAATCGGATAAATATGGGCTGAAAAACGTCGAAGAGCGGATCAAGCTGCGCTACGGCACAGATTTTGGCATTCGAATTGGCAGCCATTATGGCGCAGGCACAACGGTGCAAATTATTCTTCCGGTCGAAAACGCCGAGATGCGGGAGGATGCAGAAGGGCTTCGGCCATAG